The uncultured Cohaesibacter sp. genome window below encodes:
- a CDS encoding NAD+ synthase yields the protein MTERLVFSLAQLNPLLGDIAGNAEKARAAHKVATEQGADCLVLSELFISGYPPEDLVLKPAFQEACREHVEKLAEITEGDAPAILIGSPWVDGERLYNAVCLLDNGEVQAVRYKADLPNYGVFDEKRVFSAGPMPGPINLRGVAVGVPICEDIWDIEVCECLAETGAEMLVVPNGSPFNLDKWEVRQQVALQRVIETELPLVYLNQVGGQDELVFDGASFALNGDRSLAMQMVGFEEDQKVLVAERIDGKWKLSGPIEPVMDRDASAWSACMLGLRDYVNKNRFPGVVLGLSGGIDSAICAALAVDALGAERVHCVMLPYRYTSEASLKDAADCAKALGVRYDIVDIVKPVEGFASALSGLFEGTNEGVTEENLQSRARGTILMAISNKFGHMVVTTGNKSEMSVGYATLYGDMNGGFNPIKDLYKMAVYHLAEWRNANKPDGAMGPAGEVIPANIISKAPTAELRENQTDQDSLPEYPVLDDILECLVEKEMSIDEIAERGHDAALVRRIEHLLYIAEYKRRQSAPGVKLSEKNFGRDRRYPITNGFRDRG from the coding sequence GTGACCGAAAGACTTGTTTTCAGCCTTGCTCAACTCAATCCCCTGCTGGGGGATATTGCGGGTAACGCCGAAAAGGCCCGCGCAGCGCACAAAGTGGCAACCGAGCAGGGAGCCGACTGTCTGGTGCTCAGTGAGCTGTTCATTTCCGGTTATCCTCCCGAAGACCTCGTTCTGAAACCCGCTTTTCAGGAAGCCTGCCGCGAGCACGTTGAAAAGCTTGCGGAAATTACCGAAGGGGATGCTCCTGCCATTTTGATCGGGTCGCCATGGGTCGATGGCGAGCGGCTCTATAACGCGGTCTGTCTTCTCGATAACGGCGAAGTTCAGGCCGTTCGCTACAAGGCCGATCTGCCCAACTATGGCGTGTTTGATGAAAAGCGTGTCTTCTCTGCCGGGCCGATGCCGGGGCCGATCAACCTGCGCGGTGTCGCTGTCGGGGTGCCTATCTGCGAGGATATCTGGGATATCGAGGTCTGCGAATGTTTGGCCGAAACCGGCGCCGAGATGCTGGTGGTTCCCAATGGATCGCCGTTCAATCTCGACAAATGGGAAGTGCGCCAGCAGGTTGCCCTGCAAAGGGTGATCGAAACGGAATTGCCGCTGGTCTATCTCAATCAGGTTGGTGGACAGGACGAGCTGGTGTTTGACGGCGCTTCCTTTGCGCTCAATGGGGATCGCTCCCTGGCCATGCAGATGGTCGGGTTCGAGGAAGACCAGAAGGTACTGGTCGCCGAGCGGATCGATGGCAAATGGAAGCTGTCCGGCCCAATCGAACCGGTCATGGACCGGGATGCCAGCGCATGGTCTGCCTGCATGCTGGGGCTGAGGGACTATGTCAACAAGAACCGTTTTCCCGGCGTGGTGCTGGGGCTTTCAGGCGGTATCGATTCGGCAATCTGCGCGGCTCTGGCCGTCGATGCGCTGGGCGCCGAGCGCGTTCACTGCGTGATGCTGCCCTATCGCTACACCTCCGAGGCGAGCCTCAAGGATGCCGCCGATTGCGCCAAGGCGCTCGGTGTGCGCTATGATATCGTCGATATCGTCAAGCCGGTTGAAGGGTTTGCCAGTGCTCTGTCGGGGCTGTTCGAGGGCACCAACGAGGGTGTGACCGAGGAGAACCTGCAGTCACGCGCCCGCGGGACGATTCTGATGGCCATTTCCAACAAGTTCGGCCACATGGTGGTCACCACGGGTAACAAGTCCGAAATGTCGGTTGGCTATGCCACGCTTTATGGCGACATGAACGGCGGCTTCAACCCTATCAAGGACCTCTACAAGATGGCGGTCTATCATCTGGCCGAGTGGCGCAACGCCAACAAGCCAGATGGGGCCATGGGGCCAGCGGGCGAGGTGATCCCTGCCAACATCATTTCCAAGGCGCCGACCGCCGAGCTGCGCGAGAACCAGACCGATCAGGACAGCCTGCCGGAATACCCGGTTCTCGACGATATTCTGGAATGCCTGGTCGAGAAGGAAATGAGCATCGACGAGATCGCCGAGCGTGGCCACGACGCTGCGCTGGTGCGCCGCATCGAGCATCTGCTCTATATCGCCGAATACAAGCGTCGACAGTCTGCGCCGGGTGTCAAGCTCAGCGAGAAGAACTTCGGCCGGGATCGTCGCTATCCGATTACCAACGGGTTCCGTGACCGGGGCTGA
- a CDS encoding 3-deoxy-7-phosphoheptulonate synthase class II: protein MSKTWTPDSWRSKPIQQVPDYPDAEAVKAVESTLATYPPLVFAGEARKLRKQLARVAEGEGFLLQGGDCAEAFVEHHPDNIRDFFRVFLQMAAVLTFAAASPVVKVGRIAGQFAKPRSSPTETVDGVELPSYRGDIINDTEFTAESRIPDPQRMVMAYRQSAATLNLLRAFAQGGYANLDHVQQWTMDFLKDSPQGPRYRELAERITEAMAFMRACGVDPSTTEALRSTDFFTSHEALLLGYEQAFTRVDSTTGMHYATSGHMLWIGDRTRQLDHAHVEFFRGIENPVGLKCGPSLTPDELLRLIDVLNPENEAGRLTLITRFGADRVFDHLPGLVKAVKREGYKVLWSCDPMHGNVVKAANGYKTRPFERILKEVESFFAVHRSEGTYPGGIHVEMTGKNVTECTGGAHAISEDDLSDRYHTVCDPRLNADQALELAFLIADNIKKDRASRQASAIAPY, encoded by the coding sequence ATGAGCAAGACCTGGACACCGGACAGCTGGAGATCAAAACCGATCCAGCAGGTGCCGGATTATCCCGATGCCGAAGCAGTCAAAGCTGTTGAAAGCACGCTTGCAACCTATCCGCCTCTGGTTTTTGCTGGCGAGGCGCGCAAGCTGCGCAAGCAGTTGGCGCGAGTTGCTGAGGGTGAAGGCTTCCTGCTTCAGGGCGGCGATTGCGCTGAAGCGTTCGTGGAGCATCATCCTGACAATATTCGCGATTTCTTCCGTGTGTTCCTGCAAATGGCAGCCGTTCTGACCTTTGCCGCCGCTTCTCCGGTGGTCAAGGTTGGTCGTATTGCTGGTCAGTTCGCCAAGCCGCGTTCCTCGCCGACAGAGACTGTTGACGGTGTGGAACTGCCAAGCTATCGCGGCGACATCATCAACGATACCGAGTTTACGGCCGAGTCGCGCATTCCGGATCCGCAGCGCATGGTCATGGCCTATCGTCAGTCTGCTGCCACGCTGAATCTTCTGCGTGCCTTTGCGCAGGGTGGCTACGCAAACCTTGATCACGTGCAGCAGTGGACAATGGATTTCCTCAAGGACAGTCCGCAAGGTCCGCGCTATCGCGAGCTGGCAGAGCGGATCACGGAAGCCATGGCCTTCATGCGCGCCTGCGGCGTGGATCCTTCCACGACCGAGGCCCTGCGGTCGACCGATTTCTTCACCAGCCATGAAGCTCTGCTGCTTGGCTATGAGCAGGCTTTCACACGCGTCGATTCAACGACCGGCATGCATTACGCCACGTCCGGTCATATGCTCTGGATCGGCGATCGGACGCGTCAGCTTGATCATGCCCATGTGGAGTTCTTCCGCGGCATCGAGAATCCGGTTGGCCTCAAGTGCGGCCCAAGCCTGACTCCAGACGAGCTGTTGCGTCTGATTGACGTGCTCAATCCGGAGAATGAAGCGGGCCGTCTGACGCTGATCACCCGTTTCGGGGCGGACAGGGTGTTCGATCACCTGCCGGGTCTGGTCAAGGCCGTCAAGCGGGAAGGCTACAAGGTGCTCTGGTCCTGCGATCCGATGCATGGCAACGTGGTCAAGGCCGCCAACGGCTACAAGACCCGTCCATTCGAACGGATCCTCAAGGAAGTCGAGAGCTTCTTTGCGGTTCATCGGTCGGAAGGCACCTATCCGGGCGGTATCCATGTGGAAATGACCGGCAAGAATGTCACCGAATGCACCGGCGGTGCCCACGCCATCTCCGAGGATGATCTGTCTGACCGCTACCATACGGTCTGCGATCCGCGGCTCAATGCCGATCAGGCTCTCGAACTGGCATTCCTCATCGCCGACAACATAAAGAAGGACCGCGCCAGCCGTCAGGCAAGCGCCATTGCGCCTTACTAG
- the der gene encoding ribosome biogenesis GTPase Der has protein sequence MKLNVAIVGRPNVGKSTLFNRLVGKKLALVDDRPGVTRDRRESDAQLGDLHINIIDTAGLEVAEEDALETRMRLQTEEAIGMADVVLFMMDARAGITPMDEHFAAMVRKAGKPTILLANKSEGKASDAGYYEAFSLGLGEPMPISAEHGIGMSDLYEELVKYDDAKKIELGLAEDDDVEAALADDEGPLVDVDIEDDEAETPLYDPTKPLRVAIVGRPNAGKSTLINHLIGQDRLLTGPEAGITRDSISVNWEFRDRKFKLFDTAGMRRKARVQEKLEKLSVSDALRSIQFAEVVVVTLDVTKPFEKQDLQIADLVAREGRAIVIALNKWDLVENPQEMLADLREKAERLLPQMRNVPLIPVSGLTGKNLDRLMKAVLDIYEVWNRRVSTSRLNRWLNDSTQGHPPPAVGGRRIKIRYATQIKARPPTFVVMCSRPEDLPDSYQRYLLNDLRDTFDIPAVPVRMLMRRGDNPFAAKAAKRKIY, from the coding sequence ATGAAACTGAATGTGGCCATTGTCGGCCGACCCAATGTAGGCAAATCCACGCTGTTCAACCGACTGGTTGGCAAGAAGCTGGCGCTTGTCGATGACCGCCCCGGGGTGACCCGTGACCGGCGCGAGAGCGACGCGCAACTGGGCGATTTGCATATCAACATCATCGACACCGCCGGGCTTGAAGTTGCCGAGGAAGATGCGCTGGAAACACGCATGCGCCTGCAGACAGAAGAAGCCATCGGCATGGCGGACGTGGTGCTGTTCATGATGGATGCCCGTGCGGGCATCACCCCGATGGATGAGCATTTTGCGGCGATGGTGCGCAAGGCCGGCAAACCGACCATTCTGCTCGCCAACAAGTCCGAAGGCAAGGCGTCGGATGCAGGCTATTATGAAGCCTTTTCGCTGGGGCTTGGCGAACCCATGCCGATTTCTGCCGAGCATGGCATAGGCATGTCTGATCTTTACGAAGAACTCGTCAAGTATGATGATGCCAAGAAGATCGAGCTGGGCCTTGCTGAAGACGATGATGTAGAGGCCGCGCTGGCTGACGATGAAGGGCCGCTCGTTGATGTCGACATCGAGGATGATGAAGCCGAAACGCCGCTCTATGATCCGACCAAGCCGCTGCGGGTGGCGATCGTCGGTCGTCCGAATGCTGGCAAATCGACCCTGATCAACCATCTGATCGGGCAGGACCGTCTGTTGACCGGCCCCGAGGCCGGCATCACGCGCGACTCCATCTCGGTGAACTGGGAATTCCGGGATCGCAAGTTCAAGCTGTTTGATACCGCAGGCATGCGCCGCAAGGCACGGGTGCAGGAAAAGCTTGAGAAGCTGTCCGTTTCCGACGCCCTGCGTTCTATCCAGTTTGCCGAAGTGGTGGTGGTGACCCTTGACGTGACCAAGCCGTTCGAGAAGCAGGACCTGCAGATCGCCGATCTGGTGGCGCGGGAAGGGCGGGCCATCGTCATTGCCCTCAACAAGTGGGATCTGGTCGAGAACCCTCAGGAAATGCTGGCCGATCTGCGCGAGAAGGCCGAGCGGCTGCTGCCGCAGATGCGCAATGTTCCGCTCATTCCGGTTTCCGGTCTCACGGGCAAGAATCTGGATCGGTTGATGAAGGCGGTGCTCGACATTTACGAGGTCTGGAACCGGCGCGTTTCCACCTCCCGTCTCAACCGCTGGCTCAACGACTCCACTCAGGGGCATCCGCCGCCCGCCGTTGGTGGCCGTCGCATCAAGATCCGCTATGCAACGCAGATCAAGGCGCGCCCGCCGACCTTCGTGGTCATGTGCTCGCGGCCCGAGGATCTGCCGGACAGCTATCAGCGCTATCTTCTCAACGATTTGAGGGATACCTTTGATATTCCGGCCGTTCCTGTTCGGATGCTGATGCGCAGAGGGGATAACCCCTTTGCAGCAAAGGCGGCCAAGCGCAAGATTTACTAG